Proteins from a single region of Labedella gwakjiensis:
- the recQ gene encoding DNA helicase RecQ, with protein MWRAGRAQIAPRGGRVSVGAGRVQGVETTIMAEAESAREVLHRVFGYESFRGDQQAIVQHVSVGGDAIVLMPTGGGKSLCYQIPSLLRPGTGIVVSPLIALMHDQVEALRAVGVRAEFLNSTQSREERDAVERAYLAGELDLLYVAPERLSSEQTKRFLERGTIALFAIDEAHCVSQWGHDFRPDYLSLGELAERWPDVPRIALTATATAATHREIAERLSLRGARNFVSSFDRPNIQYRIVSKNEVRKQLLEFIRTEGRHGSGGQGSAGIVYALSRNTVEKTAEFLRANGIDALAYHAGLEASERARVQSRFLREDGVVIVATIAFGMGIDKPDVRFVAHIDLPKSVEGYYQETGRAGRDGEPSVAWLAYGLNDVVQQRRMIDESPGDLAHRRRLSAHLDAMLALCETVGCRRVDLLRYFGEESTPCGNCDTCIVPPEVWDGTVPAQKLLSTVVRLKRERNQQFGAGHLIDILRGNETARVRQYGHDTLATWGIGADLTDQQWRGVIRQLLATGLLATHGEYGTLVITEASGDVLSGGRTVSLRTETGRVARVKAARPAAADLDVADAELFEALRAWRAEEAKSAGVPAYIVFGDATLRAIAVAKPSTVADLDGITGIGEKKRASYGEAVVGVVAAHTSGSA; from the coding sequence GTGTGGAGAGCGGGGAGAGCTCAGATCGCGCCCCGCGGTGGGCGCGTGTCGGTGGGGGCGGGTAGGGTGCAGGGCGTGGAGACGACGATCATGGCCGAGGCTGAATCGGCCCGCGAGGTCCTGCACCGAGTATTCGGCTACGAGTCGTTCCGCGGCGATCAGCAGGCCATCGTGCAGCACGTGAGCGTGGGCGGCGACGCGATCGTCCTCATGCCGACGGGTGGGGGCAAGAGCCTCTGTTACCAGATCCCGTCGCTCCTCCGGCCCGGCACCGGCATCGTGGTGTCGCCCCTCATCGCGCTGATGCACGATCAGGTCGAGGCTCTTCGGGCGGTCGGCGTCCGGGCGGAGTTCCTCAATTCCACCCAGAGTCGCGAGGAGCGCGACGCGGTCGAGCGCGCGTACCTCGCCGGCGAGCTCGACCTCCTCTACGTCGCTCCGGAGCGGCTGTCGTCCGAGCAGACGAAGCGTTTCCTCGAACGCGGGACCATCGCGCTCTTCGCGATCGACGAGGCGCACTGCGTCTCCCAGTGGGGGCACGACTTCCGCCCCGACTACCTCTCGCTCGGCGAGCTCGCCGAGCGCTGGCCGGACGTGCCGCGTATCGCCCTCACGGCCACGGCGACCGCGGCGACTCACCGGGAGATCGCGGAGCGATTGTCGCTGCGTGGCGCCCGCAACTTCGTGTCGAGCTTCGACCGCCCCAACATCCAGTACCGCATCGTGTCGAAGAACGAGGTGCGCAAGCAGCTCCTCGAGTTCATCCGCACGGAGGGTCGGCACGGCTCCGGCGGTCAGGGTTCGGCGGGAATCGTCTATGCGCTCAGCCGCAACACGGTCGAGAAGACGGCGGAGTTCCTGCGCGCCAACGGCATCGACGCGCTCGCCTACCACGCGGGGCTCGAGGCTTCGGAGCGGGCGCGGGTCCAATCACGGTTCCTGCGGGAGGACGGCGTCGTGATCGTGGCGACGATCGCGTTCGGCATGGGCATCGACAAGCCGGACGTGCGCTTCGTCGCCCACATCGACCTCCCGAAATCGGTCGAGGGCTACTACCAGGAGACGGGTCGCGCCGGGCGCGACGGCGAGCCGTCCGTCGCGTGGCTCGCCTACGGGCTCAACGACGTGGTGCAGCAGCGCCGCATGATCGACGAGTCGCCGGGAGACCTGGCCCACCGCCGACGCCTCTCCGCTCACCTCGACGCCATGCTCGCGCTGTGCGAGACCGTGGGATGCCGCCGCGTCGACCTCTTGCGCTACTTCGGCGAGGAGTCGACGCCGTGCGGCAACTGCGACACGTGCATCGTGCCGCCGGAGGTCTGGGACGGCACCGTACCGGCCCAGAAGCTCCTCTCCACCGTCGTCCGGCTGAAGCGGGAACGCAACCAGCAGTTCGGGGCCGGCCACCTCATCGACATCCTCCGAGGCAACGAGACCGCTCGTGTGCGGCAGTACGGCCACGACACCCTCGCCACGTGGGGAATCGGGGCCGACCTCACCGACCAGCAGTGGAGGGGCGTCATCCGTCAGCTCCTCGCCACGGGGCTCCTCGCCACGCACGGCGAGTACGGCACCCTCGTGATCACCGAGGCCAGCGGCGACGTGCTCTCGGGTGGGCGCACGGTGTCGCTCCGCACGGAGACCGGGCGGGTCGCGCGCGTCAAGGCGGCCAGGCCGGCGGCCGCCGATCTCGATGTGGCCGACGCCGAGCTGTTCGAGGCGCTGCGCGCCTGGCGGGCGGAGGAGGCGAAGTCTGCTGGAGTCCCGGCGTACATCGTCTTCGGTGACGCCACTCTGCGCGCGATCGCGGTCGCGAAACCGTCGACCGTCGCCGATCTCGACGGCATCACGGGCATCGGCGAGAAGAAGAGGGCGAGCTACGGCGAGGCTGTCGTGGGTGTGGTCGCCGCCCACACATCCGGCTCCGCCTGA
- a CDS encoding EamA family transporter: MTVLVGLIGALVYGAADFLGGLAARRLTILLATALAAASGLVVLVVFSVVVPGAWSAEAILWGALSGVAGSAAVALLYACLAIGPMSILSPLTAVVSAIVPVTWGLIGGERLGPLAIGAIGLALVAVVLVGFVPEKGAVRPTMAGLSMAIGSGVLIGTFLVLIDHTPDASGLLPLVANRTVSAVLMWTAFVAAVVVARLRSRRGGASRDAGARTTMRRGLVLAIACGGLDATANAVILIGLRIGDLSVMSVLVAMYPAGTILLAAVVLRERIAPVQWAGLALALASAGILAVA, translated from the coding sequence ATGACGGTTCTCGTCGGGCTCATCGGCGCCCTCGTGTACGGGGCCGCCGACTTCCTGGGCGGACTCGCCGCGCGCCGCCTCACCATCCTGCTCGCGACGGCACTCGCCGCCGCGTCGGGCCTCGTCGTGCTCGTCGTCTTCTCGGTCGTCGTCCCTGGCGCCTGGTCGGCGGAGGCGATCCTCTGGGGTGCGCTCTCCGGAGTCGCCGGTTCCGCCGCGGTCGCGCTGCTCTACGCGTGCCTCGCGATCGGCCCGATGAGCATCCTGTCCCCGTTGACCGCGGTCGTGTCGGCGATCGTGCCCGTCACGTGGGGACTCATCGGTGGCGAACGCCTCGGTCCGCTCGCCATCGGCGCCATCGGCCTCGCCCTCGTCGCCGTCGTACTCGTCGGTTTCGTCCCCGAGAAGGGAGCCGTGCGTCCCACCATGGCCGGGCTGTCGATGGCGATCGGATCAGGCGTCCTCATCGGCACCTTCCTCGTGCTCATCGATCACACACCCGACGCCTCCGGGCTGCTCCCCCTCGTGGCCAACCGGACGGTCAGCGCTGTCCTCATGTGGACGGCGTTCGTGGCGGCCGTCGTCGTGGCTCGATTGCGCTCCCGGCGTGGCGGGGCCTCGCGAGATGCGGGAGCCCGCACGACGATGCGTCGTGGACTCGTACTCGCGATCGCGTGCGGAGGCCTCGACGCCACGGCGAACGCCGTCATCCTCATCGGCCTGCGGATCGGCGACCTCAGCGTGATGAGCGTCCTCGTGGCGATGTACCCGGCCGGCACAATCCTCCTCGCCGCCGTGGTGCTCCGGGAGCGCATCGCCCCCGTGCAATGGGCGGGACTCGCCCTCGCCCTCGCCTCGGCGGGAATCCTCGCCGTCGCGTGA
- a CDS encoding GNAT family N-acetyltransferase: MSTDGTDTKTENPEPRVVDDEHARRYELWVGDDRVGFSAYRREAGRVVFTHTVVDPAHEGHGYGSILARGVIDDAVSRGETIVPRCPFIAAWLNKHPDAATDIDWPEHP; encoded by the coding sequence GTGAGCACAGACGGCACCGACACCAAGACGGAGAACCCGGAACCGCGCGTCGTCGACGACGAGCACGCCAGACGCTACGAGCTCTGGGTCGGTGACGATCGCGTCGGTTTCTCCGCCTACCGCCGCGAGGCCGGTCGGGTCGTCTTCACGCATACCGTCGTGGATCCGGCCCACGAAGGTCACGGCTATGGCAGCATCCTCGCTCGCGGAGTGATCGACGACGCGGTGTCGCGCGGCGAGACGATCGTGCCGCGGTGCCCGTTCATCGCGGCGTGGCTCAACAAACACCCGGACGCCGCCACGGACATCGACTGGCCCGAACACCCATGA
- a CDS encoding pirin family protein, giving the protein MTRLDAEAHDASLHRDGAPGPVLELLDAREVPLGGVRGITVHRTLPQRALPMVGAWCFLDRFDHESAVMRVLPHPHIGLQTVTWPVDGDIRHRDSVGSDVIVAPGQLNMMTAGHGISHSELSMPEEPAEMHGLQLWTALPAASAGVAPFFEQHTALPVYSAPGLEATVLLGTLGDATSPATVFSPLLGADVVVDAGTDTTLPLDPSFEHAVLVLTGSVTIAGETLDSGPLLYLGTGRGDLSVTSADGARLVLLGGEPFEDDLVMWWNFVGRDHDEIVAARADWEARSPRFGVVQGHGDDRIPAPPLPTVRLTPRRRRRD; this is encoded by the coding sequence ATGACCCGCCTCGACGCCGAAGCGCACGACGCGTCGCTCCACCGCGACGGCGCACCCGGGCCGGTGCTCGAGCTGCTCGACGCGCGCGAGGTGCCGCTCGGTGGCGTGCGTGGCATCACGGTGCACCGCACGCTCCCCCAGCGCGCGCTGCCGATGGTGGGCGCGTGGTGCTTCCTCGACCGCTTCGATCATGAGAGCGCCGTGATGCGCGTGCTCCCCCACCCCCACATCGGCCTACAGACGGTGACGTGGCCCGTCGACGGCGACATCCGGCATCGAGACAGCGTGGGCAGCGATGTGATCGTCGCGCCCGGTCAGCTCAACATGATGACGGCGGGCCACGGCATCTCCCACTCGGAGCTGTCGATGCCGGAGGAGCCGGCGGAGATGCACGGACTCCAGCTGTGGACGGCGCTTCCCGCGGCCTCAGCCGGCGTCGCTCCCTTCTTCGAGCAGCACACCGCCCTTCCCGTCTACAGTGCTCCGGGCCTCGAGGCCACGGTGCTGCTCGGCACCCTCGGTGACGCGACCTCGCCGGCCACCGTCTTCTCCCCCCTCCTCGGCGCCGACGTCGTCGTGGACGCGGGCACCGATACGACGCTCCCCCTCGATCCGTCGTTCGAGCACGCCGTCCTCGTGCTGACGGGATCCGTCACGATCGCGGGCGAGACCCTCGACTCCGGTCCGCTGCTCTATCTCGGGACGGGACGGGGCGACCTCTCCGTGACGAGCGCGGACGGGGCGCGCCTCGTGCTGTTGGGCGGCGAGCCCTTCGAGGACGACCTCGTCATGTGGTGGAACTTCGTCGGTCGCGACCACGACGAGATCGTCGCGGCCCGAGCCGACTGGGAGGCACGCAGCCCCCGGTTCGGCGTCGTTCAGGGACACGGCGACGATCGCATCCCGGCCCCTCCCCTTCCGACCGTGCGGCTCACGCCGCGTCGGCGCCGCCGGGACTGA
- a CDS encoding acyltransferase family protein: protein MSNVAGTGTSRSRSSAASSAASIDLSKRDLTLDLARVFCVLLVVVIHLLMVGTGTDADGAIVVSRPLEEQPWFAPVTWIGQIMPLFFVVGGFASLTAWRSLVRRGGTAADYVRNRVLRLAQPALPLFVFYVAVIGGARLLGVDPELIDVAVVGAASPLWFLAAYTLCQALVPTMAGWHARAPRATLVVLLAGAIAVDAARFSTGVEQIGLVNLLFVWLLVQQIGFWYADGWFAARRWWTLIVLAAVAYASLVPMTAWGPYWVDMLGNLNPPTLPLVALAVGQACVLRLLRPALARLMNTHAARAAVFVVGTRLMTIYLWHLPVILLVSGAALLVPGLSPAPASPAWWWSRPIMFVLVLAAVFALSFLVGRWEAPRMVGATPRPAVVAIATVLAFVPPFVVMEWYMDLPTAVVGSALLSAAILLLGRGAPDPAGRLSPGGADAA, encoded by the coding sequence ATGAGCAACGTCGCAGGAACCGGAACCTCCCGATCCCGGTCGAGCGCCGCGAGCAGCGCAGCGTCGATCGACCTCTCGAAGCGGGACCTCACTCTCGACCTGGCGCGGGTGTTCTGCGTACTGCTCGTCGTCGTCATCCATCTGCTGATGGTCGGCACGGGGACGGACGCCGACGGCGCCATCGTGGTCTCGAGACCGCTCGAGGAGCAGCCGTGGTTCGCTCCCGTCACGTGGATCGGTCAGATCATGCCGCTGTTCTTCGTGGTCGGAGGGTTCGCGTCGCTCACAGCGTGGCGCAGCCTCGTGCGTCGGGGCGGAACCGCGGCCGACTACGTCCGCAATCGCGTGCTCCGGCTCGCGCAACCGGCGCTTCCGCTCTTCGTGTTCTACGTGGCCGTGATCGGGGGTGCGCGCCTCCTCGGCGTCGATCCAGAGCTCATCGACGTCGCCGTCGTCGGCGCCGCGTCGCCCCTCTGGTTCCTCGCGGCCTACACACTGTGCCAGGCACTCGTGCCCACGATGGCGGGCTGGCACGCTCGCGCGCCGCGGGCGACGCTCGTCGTCCTCCTGGCGGGCGCCATCGCGGTGGACGCCGCCCGCTTCTCGACCGGTGTCGAGCAGATCGGCCTCGTCAACCTCCTCTTCGTCTGGCTCCTCGTCCAGCAGATCGGCTTCTGGTACGCCGACGGCTGGTTCGCCGCGCGACGGTGGTGGACCCTCATCGTCCTGGCCGCTGTCGCCTACGCGTCACTCGTCCCGATGACAGCGTGGGGTCCCTACTGGGTCGACATGCTCGGCAACCTCAACCCGCCGACCCTTCCTCTCGTGGCCCTCGCCGTGGGGCAGGCGTGCGTCCTGCGGCTGTTGCGCCCCGCCCTCGCGCGTCTCATGAACACGCACGCTGCGCGGGCCGCCGTCTTCGTCGTCGGCACGAGGCTCATGACGATCTACCTCTGGCATCTCCCGGTCATCCTGCTGGTGTCGGGAGCCGCCCTCCTCGTCCCCGGCTTGAGCCCCGCTCCCGCGAGTCCTGCCTGGTGGTGGTCGCGGCCGATCATGTTCGTGCTCGTCCTCGCCGCGGTGTTCGCGCTGTCGTTCCTCGTCGGGCGGTGGGAGGCGCCACGCATGGTCGGGGCGACGCCGAGACCGGCCGTGGTCGCGATCGCGACGGTGCTCGCATTCGTGCCGCCGTTCGTCGTCATGGAGTGGTACATGGACCTCCCGACGGCTGTGGTGGGCAGCGCGCTCCTCTCCGCGGCGATCCTCCTCCTCGGGCGGGGTGCGCCCGACCCGGCCGGGCGGCTCAGTCCCGGCGGCGCCGACGCGGCGTGA